One genomic window of Vibrio ziniensis includes the following:
- a CDS encoding DUF1488 domain-containing protein — protein MNQSILFPDMQEWNAELKAVTFPAQQSGALIECIVSVDELMKLSGMTINSEQEALAVFASVRFDLEELAEELIEDEAFNQFGQIEVMS, from the coding sequence ATGAACCAATCGATTCTTTTCCCTGATATGCAAGAGTGGAACGCCGAATTAAAAGCAGTCACTTTTCCTGCACAGCAGTCTGGAGCTTTGATTGAATGTATCGTTTCAGTCGATGAACTGATGAAGTTATCAGGCATGACTATTAATAGTGAGCAAGAAGCCTTAGCAGTATTTGCCAGTGTTCGATTTGATCTGGAAGAATTAGCAGAAGAGCTGATTGAAGACGAAGCCTTCAATCAGTTTGGTCAAATTGAAGTGATGAGCTAA
- a CDS encoding gamma carbonic anhydrase family protein: MSPVRSYKGIAPKIGSRVYIDSSSVIVGDIRLADDASIWPLVAARGDVNHIQIGERSNIQDGSVLHVTHKNAENPNGYPLVIGNDVTVGHKVMLHGCTIGDRVLVGMGAIVLDGVVIESDVMIGAGSLVPPGKILESGYLYVGSPVKQARPLSDKERAFLLKSADNYVQTKNDYLNDVKEVL; this comes from the coding sequence ATGAGCCCTGTTCGTAGTTATAAAGGTATCGCACCTAAAATTGGTTCTCGCGTTTACATTGATTCGTCGTCAGTCATCGTGGGTGATATTCGATTAGCAGACGATGCCAGTATCTGGCCATTAGTCGCCGCACGTGGGGATGTAAACCATATCCAAATCGGTGAACGTTCGAATATCCAAGATGGCAGTGTTTTGCATGTTACTCATAAAAATGCTGAAAACCCTAACGGCTACCCACTCGTTATCGGTAATGATGTCACGGTTGGTCATAAGGTGATGCTGCACGGATGTACCATTGGTGATCGCGTGTTAGTCGGTATGGGTGCTATCGTTCTTGATGGTGTCGTCATAGAAAGTGATGTGATGATTGGCGCTGGTAGCTTAGTGCCACCGGGAAAGATTTTAGAAAGTGGCTATTTATATGTGGGAAGTCCAGTGAAACAAGCTCGCCCTCTATCTGATAAAGAACGAGCATTTTTGTTGAAGTCCGCTGACAACTACGTTCAAACCAAGAACGATTATCTAAACGATGTTAAAGAAGTTCTTTAA
- a CDS encoding L-threonylcarbamoyladenylate synthase, giving the protein MNNFEQALHALQSGEVIAYPTEGVFGVGCDPDSPEAIEKLLQLKQRPVEKGLILIAASYEQLLPYIDESQLTAEQLQQIKSTWPGPVTWVVPASSKVSKWVSGQFDTIAVRVTDHPLVQQLCSAYGKPLTSTSANLTGQPSCMTTEEVEEQLGDKLVAILRGATGGRNKPSEIRDAKTLQVLRQG; this is encoded by the coding sequence GTGAATAATTTTGAACAAGCTTTACATGCATTGCAGTCTGGAGAAGTGATTGCTTACCCGACCGAAGGTGTTTTTGGTGTGGGTTGTGATCCGGACAGCCCTGAAGCTATCGAGAAATTGCTGCAACTAAAGCAAAGACCTGTAGAGAAAGGTTTGATCTTGATAGCTGCCTCATACGAGCAACTGCTTCCTTATATAGATGAAAGCCAGTTAACTGCAGAACAGTTACAACAAATCAAATCTACCTGGCCTGGTCCTGTTACTTGGGTAGTGCCTGCGAGCAGTAAAGTCTCCAAGTGGGTTAGTGGTCAATTTGATACCATCGCTGTGCGTGTTACAGATCATCCTTTGGTTCAACAGTTGTGTAGTGCTTATGGCAAACCACTGACGTCAACCAGTGCAAACTTAACCGGCCAGCCTTCTTGCATGACAACAGAAGAGGTCGAAGAACAACTGGGTGACAAGTTAGTTGCGATTTTGCGCGGTGCTACAGGTGGGCGAAATAAGCCTAGCGAAATCCGCGACGCAAAAACTCTACAAGTATTAAGACAGGGCTAA
- the hemF gene encoding oxygen-dependent coproporphyrinogen oxidase has product MSTINKEAVKQFLLSLQDQICQQLESVDGGARFVEDAWHREPGEKLGGGGRSRVMRDGLVFEQGGVNFSHVTGKQMPASATAHRPELAGRKFEAMGVSLVMHPKNPYVPTSHANVRFFIAEKEGEEPIWWFGGGFDLTPFYPFVEDCQFWHETAKEVCAPFGDDVYQQHKEWCDRYFYLPHREETRGVGGLFFDDLNQWEFDKCFDYIKAVGEGYCQAYVPIVERRKSTEYGDRERQFQLYRRGRYVEFNLVFDRGTLFGLQTGGRTESILMSMPPLARWEYNYQPEADSVEAKLNEFLVAREW; this is encoded by the coding sequence ATGTCGACAATTAATAAAGAAGCCGTGAAGCAGTTTTTGCTATCACTGCAGGATCAGATCTGTCAGCAATTAGAAAGCGTTGATGGTGGTGCTCGGTTTGTTGAAGATGCTTGGCATCGTGAGCCGGGAGAAAAACTCGGCGGCGGTGGTCGCTCTCGTGTGATGCGTGATGGCTTGGTGTTTGAGCAAGGTGGTGTTAATTTTTCGCATGTCACGGGTAAACAAATGCCTGCTTCAGCCACTGCGCATCGCCCTGAACTAGCAGGACGTAAGTTTGAAGCCATGGGTGTCTCTTTGGTTATGCATCCGAAAAACCCTTATGTTCCAACGTCTCATGCTAACGTTCGTTTTTTTATTGCAGAGAAAGAAGGCGAAGAACCGATCTGGTGGTTTGGCGGTGGTTTCGACTTAACACCTTTCTACCCTTTCGTCGAAGATTGCCAATTCTGGCACGAGACAGCGAAAGAAGTGTGTGCACCGTTTGGTGATGACGTTTATCAACAACATAAAGAGTGGTGTGACCGCTATTTCTATCTTCCTCACCGAGAGGAAACTCGTGGTGTGGGTGGTCTGTTCTTTGATGATCTTAATCAGTGGGAGTTTGATAAATGCTTCGACTATATAAAAGCAGTCGGTGAAGGTTACTGCCAAGCATATGTTCCGATTGTTGAACGTCGTAAGTCGACTGAGTATGGAGATAGAGAGCGACAGTTCCAGTTGTATCGTCGTGGTCGTTATGTCGAATTTAACTTAGTGTTTGACCGAGGAACGCTTTTTGGTCTGCAGACTGGCGGCCGTACGGAATCAATACTTATGTCTATGCCACCGTTGGCCCGCTGGGAATACAACTACCAGCCAGAAGCCGATAGCGTTGAGGCTAAACTGAATGAGTTTTTAGTAGCGCGTGAGTGGTGA
- the aroE gene encoding shikimate dehydrogenase, with protein MAFVKDHYAVFGNPIGHSKSPFIHTLFARQTNQSMEYTAELAPVDGFVATAKAFFANGGRGCNVTVPFKEDAYKFADRLTERAQLAGAVNTLKKLDDGEILGDNTDGEGLVQDLMQYQVPLKGVKILLIGAGGAAKGTIKPLLDKGPASITITNRTFAKAESLAQAFSSFGNVSAAEMSQIEGSFDLIINSTSASLDGKLPEISPSIFSAQSVAYDMMYGKGLTIFNQWALDNGCGHVYDGLGMLVGQAAESFMLWRGLRPGTKQIHRELRKNLEG; from the coding sequence ATGGCTTTTGTAAAAGATCACTATGCAGTGTTTGGTAATCCTATCGGGCACAGTAAATCACCTTTCATTCATACATTGTTTGCACGTCAAACTAATCAAAGCATGGAATATACCGCTGAGTTAGCGCCAGTTGATGGGTTTGTGGCAACAGCAAAAGCTTTCTTTGCCAATGGCGGTCGCGGTTGTAATGTCACGGTTCCTTTCAAAGAAGACGCCTATAAGTTTGCAGACCGTTTAACTGAGCGAGCACAACTTGCTGGTGCGGTGAATACATTAAAGAAACTGGATGACGGTGAGATCTTGGGTGATAACACTGATGGTGAAGGTCTGGTACAAGATCTGATGCAATATCAGGTGCCTCTGAAAGGCGTTAAAATTCTATTGATCGGGGCTGGTGGTGCGGCTAAAGGTACAATCAAACCTCTACTTGATAAAGGACCTGCAAGTATCACCATTACCAACCGAACGTTTGCTAAAGCGGAGTCATTAGCGCAGGCTTTTAGTAGCTTCGGTAATGTGAGTGCTGCAGAAATGAGTCAGATTGAAGGTAGCTTCGATCTTATTATCAATTCAACCTCTGCAAGCTTGGATGGAAAGTTACCTGAAATATCTCCTTCTATATTCAGTGCTCAAAGTGTTGCCTACGATATGATGTATGGCAAAGGCTTGACCATATTTAACCAGTGGGCTTTGGATAATGGATGCGGCCATGTCTATGACGGACTTGGAATGTTAGTTGGACAAGCAGCAGAGAGCTTTATGCTATGGCGCGGCTTGCGTCCAGGCACAAAACAAATTCATCGTGAATTAAGAAAAAACTTGGAAGGCTAA
- the ubiK gene encoding ubiquinone biosynthesis accessory factor UbiK produces MFDPKKLEQIAKQIHESMPQPVKELGADVEQKVRQVIQGQLNKLDVVSREEFDVQTQVLLRTRQKLTEMEQKLAELESKIAAK; encoded by the coding sequence ATGTTTGACCCAAAGAAACTCGAGCAAATTGCTAAGCAAATTCACGAATCAATGCCTCAACCGGTCAAAGAGCTGGGTGCTGACGTTGAACAGAAAGTTCGCCAAGTTATCCAAGGCCAGCTTAACAAACTAGACGTAGTGAGCCGTGAAGAGTTTGATGTACAAACTCAAGTGCTGCTTCGTACCCGCCAAAAACTGACGGAGATGGAGCAAAAATTGGCGGAACTAGAAAGCAAGATCGCTGCTAAGTAA
- a CDS encoding outer membrane beta-barrel protein: MNKYLALLLLPISTMVLAFNDSEDFSMLFVGVGYHWDNTWYSSDDDVELEAEASPVVSLGYKVDENSKFIISHQDLNSYTSLTYKRSIHEWAIDNHRFVPYLSLGVGMGKEETEISKLDILGFTGGLGLDYRLNSYVELTLGYTLSLQGVQVESNDELIASSGILSGGVSFGISIYPF, translated from the coding sequence GTGAATAAATATTTAGCGTTACTGCTGCTTCCCATCAGCACTATGGTGCTGGCATTTAACGATAGCGAGGATTTCAGTATGCTATTTGTAGGTGTTGGGTATCATTGGGACAATACATGGTATTCATCAGACGATGATGTTGAGTTGGAGGCCGAAGCATCACCAGTGGTATCTCTTGGCTATAAAGTCGATGAGAATAGTAAGTTCATTATTAGTCATCAGGATCTCAATTCTTATACGTCTCTGACTTACAAGCGCAGCATCCATGAATGGGCCATTGATAATCACCGCTTTGTACCTTATTTGAGCCTTGGAGTTGGAATGGGTAAGGAAGAAACTGAAATATCAAAGCTTGATATACTGGGTTTCACTGGCGGATTGGGTTTAGATTATCGTTTAAACAGCTATGTTGAATTAACCCTAGGATACACCCTGTCATTACAGGGCGTTCAAGTTGAAAGCAACGATGAGTTAATTGCATCTTCAGGAATACTATCTGGCGGTGTTAGCTTCGGTATCTCTATCTACCCTTTTTAA
- the ilvY gene encoding HTH-type transcriptional activator IlvY, which translates to MNIKTIKLFLDICDSKNFSKSATSMHVSPSALSRQIQKLEDEIGHPLFIRDNRSVELTPAGEKLLPVAIKMVHDWTQFQSQINAQDHVLKGEIRLFCSVTASYSHLPQLLSSFRLKHPFIEFKLLTGDPAQAIDKILNDEADIAISAMPESLPSKVEFTTISEIPLSVIAPLGISSWVEEVHKEKPDWSQIPFIVPESGTARDRANTWFKKMKIKPSIYAQIAGHEAIVSMVALGCGVGIAPDVVINNSPVRDSIQRLSFSPIKPFQLGVCCRRSQLDNPLVKALWELAEGTFISQ; encoded by the coding sequence ATGAATATAAAAACCATCAAATTGTTTCTCGATATCTGTGACAGCAAGAATTTCAGTAAGTCAGCGACATCAATGCATGTCAGCCCTTCAGCATTAAGTCGGCAAATACAAAAGCTGGAAGATGAAATCGGGCATCCTTTGTTTATCCGAGACAATAGAAGCGTGGAACTCACACCCGCTGGTGAAAAGCTGCTACCTGTTGCGATCAAAATGGTGCACGACTGGACACAATTTCAGTCCCAAATTAACGCTCAAGATCATGTACTTAAAGGTGAGATTCGTCTCTTCTGTTCAGTGACAGCAAGTTACAGCCATCTTCCACAGCTACTAAGCTCATTCCGACTTAAACATCCATTTATTGAATTTAAGTTGCTTACTGGCGATCCTGCACAAGCGATCGATAAGATTCTCAATGATGAAGCAGACATTGCGATTTCCGCAATGCCAGAAAGTCTGCCGTCGAAAGTAGAATTCACCACTATCAGCGAAATACCGCTTTCAGTCATTGCACCTTTAGGTATCAGCAGTTGGGTAGAGGAAGTACACAAAGAAAAGCCAGATTGGAGCCAGATTCCTTTTATTGTTCCTGAATCAGGTACTGCGCGAGATAGGGCAAATACTTGGTTTAAGAAAATGAAAATCAAACCGAGTATCTATGCACAGATTGCTGGCCATGAGGCGATTGTCAGTATGGTGGCACTTGGGTGTGGCGTAGGTATCGCACCAGATGTTGTGATCAACAACAGCCCAGTGCGAGACAGTATTCAGCGCTTGTCGTTTTCTCCAATTAAACCATTTCAACTTGGAGTCTGTTGCCGACGTTCGCAATTGGATAACCCATTAGTAAAGGCATTATGGGAACTGGCTGAGGGAACGTTTATTTCTCAATAA
- the ilvC gene encoding ketol-acid reductoisomerase produces the protein MANYFNTLNLREQLDQLGRCRFMDREEFATEADYLKGKKVVIVGCGAQGLNQGLNMRDSGLDVSYALRQAAIDEKRQSYKNAKDNGFNVGSYEDLIPQADLVVNLTPDKQHTNVVQTIMPLMKEGAALGYSHGFNIVEEGMQVRKDITVVMVAPKCPGTEVREEYKRGFGVPTLIAVHPENDPKGEGWDIAKAWAAATGGHRAGCLESSFVAEVKSDLMGEQTILCGMLQAGSIVCYEKMIAEGIDAGYAGRLLQYGWETITEALKFGGITHMMDRLSNPAKIKAFELSEELKELMRPLYNKHMDDIISGHFSSTMMADWANDDANLLGWRAETAETAFENYPTSDAKISEQEYFDNGILMIAMVRAGVELAFEAMTASGIIDESAYYESLHELPLIANTVARKRLYEMNVVISDTAEYGNYLFANVATPLLREKFMPNVGTDVIGKGLGEVSNQVDNAKLIEVNSIIRNHPVEYIGEELRGYMKDMKRIAVGD, from the coding sequence ATGGCTAACTATTTCAATACTCTAAACCTACGCGAACAACTTGATCAATTGGGTCGTTGTCGTTTCATGGACCGCGAAGAATTTGCAACAGAAGCAGATTACCTAAAAGGTAAAAAAGTGGTCATCGTAGGTTGTGGTGCTCAAGGCCTTAACCAAGGTCTAAACATGCGTGATTCTGGCCTAGACGTTTCTTACGCACTTCGCCAAGCAGCGATTGATGAAAAGCGTCAATCGTACAAAAATGCAAAAGACAACGGCTTCAATGTTGGCAGCTATGAAGATCTTATCCCTCAAGCTGACCTAGTAGTAAACCTAACTCCAGATAAACAACATACAAACGTTGTTCAAACTATAATGCCTCTAATGAAAGAAGGTGCAGCGCTAGGTTACTCACATGGCTTCAACATCGTTGAAGAAGGTATGCAAGTTCGTAAAGACATTACCGTTGTAATGGTTGCGCCTAAGTGTCCAGGTACTGAAGTCCGTGAAGAATACAAACGTGGTTTCGGTGTTCCTACTCTAATCGCAGTTCACCCAGAAAATGACCCTAAAGGTGAAGGTTGGGATATCGCTAAAGCTTGGGCTGCAGCAACAGGTGGTCACCGTGCTGGCTGTCTAGAGTCTTCATTCGTCGCAGAAGTTAAATCTGACCTAATGGGTGAGCAAACTATCCTATGTGGTATGTTGCAAGCTGGCTCTATCGTTTGTTATGAGAAAATGATTGCTGAAGGCATCGACGCTGGTTACGCAGGCCGTCTACTTCAATACGGTTGGGAAACTATTACTGAAGCATTGAAGTTCGGTGGTATCACTCACATGATGGACCGTCTATCTAACCCAGCGAAAATTAAAGCATTTGAGCTTTCTGAAGAGCTAAAAGAGCTTATGCGTCCACTGTACAACAAGCACATGGATGACATCATCTCTGGTCACTTCTCTAGCACTATGATGGCTGACTGGGCAAATGATGACGCGAACCTACTAGGCTGGCGTGCAGAGACTGCAGAAACTGCATTCGAAAACTACCCAACATCAGATGCGAAAATCAGCGAACAAGAATACTTCGACAACGGTATCCTTATGATTGCAATGGTACGTGCTGGGGTTGAATTGGCATTCGAAGCGATGACTGCATCAGGCATTATCGACGAGTCTGCTTACTACGAATCTCTACATGAGCTACCACTAATTGCGAACACTGTTGCTCGTAAGCGTCTATACGAAATGAACGTAGTTATCTCTGATACTGCAGAATACGGCAACTACCTATTCGCTAACGTTGCAACGCCTCTACTACGCGAGAAGTTCATGCCAAACGTAGGTACTGACGTAATCGGTAAAGGTCTAGGCGAAGTGTCTAACCAAGTAGATAACGCGAAACTTATTGAAGTGAACAGCATCATCCGTAACCACCCTGTGGAATACATCGGTGAAGAGCTACGTGGCTACATGAAAGACATGAAGCGCATCGCGGTAGGTGACTAA